One window from the genome of Topomyia yanbarensis strain Yona2022 unplaced genomic scaffold, ASM3024719v1 HiC_scaffold_292, whole genome shotgun sequence encodes:
- the LOC131695120 gene encoding uncharacterized protein LOC131695120 — MSSTMMRPTKTATGIVQQTENTTTSGTGARQECRKLPISDKQTVLDRALEGISLNDTAVQSSLGGLIGRTSESVVHKYVTSELDPPQPVLEPVLPSISGMQLATQVYRTFPPTQTGNEPKPFNHAPTNIQVGLFRSLLSNSPVVVGTGESANSATVLRLIPENVSQPRPIADESEPIPASTGGYPMQRSGFEPQPFLRQPSGHLPQRSGGQSMPAPTARFLSGFGATPMPRVPTWNQGGQQGQSANQLDEPTRLPYHGGPNPQQLAARQVISKELPFFSGNPEDWPLFISSYVNTTEACGYSDAENLARLQRCLKGNAFEAVRSRLLLPAPVSHVIATLETLYGRPELLIHTLLQKVRNVPGPKQDRLDTFIGYGLAVQNLCDHLEAGGHEAHLNNPMLLFELVDKLPVNTKLDWSLYKERCREVNIRSFSQYMSTLVRAANDVTLHYEPRQPQQQFRPKDKHFCGAHVAEEPAKTPGKACLVCKDPKHRVKNCGVFAKKTLDERWKTIQELRLCRICLGAHGKRPCRIRTKCEIDGCQLRHHSLIHSKQTPSALVPRQEKLEPKPSGSDAVTNHHYAGKAALFRIIPVELHGTNRSVSTYAFLDDGSSRTLVDEDIAIQLGVTGDSLPLCLQWTANMKRIETDSQRIALKIRGEAEVTKFTLNDVRTVSKLDLPRQSLRYAELAESFPYLKGLPIKDYENALPRILIGNDNAHVTAMHKIRVGQPGEPIAAKSRLGWTVYGKQEKSVDRAHSFHICECQDDRSLHDLVKQFFSVESMGIEAVGCPESPEVQRANNILQKTTKRVGQRFETGLLWRYDCFEFPDSYPMAVRRLQCLERRILKDPVIGESVVRQLSEYQAKGYIHKATPEELEEADPRRTWYLPLGVVLNPKKPSKIRIFCDAAAKVDGISLNTMLLKGPDLLNSLLTVLFGFRERRVALCADLKEMFHQVKIRREDRHAQRMLWRDDPSMEPTVYLIDVATFGAACSPCSSQHVKNRNAEEHAQEFPAAADAIIRKHYVDDYLDSADSEVLARVGEDDPASEKCIQMDKNCSMERVLGMYWKPEEDVFTFSTTLAIETNRPTKRQALQVVMSPFDPAGLLCFFLVHGKILIQEVWRAKTEWDQPIPLELNEKWTRWTALFQYLNQIRVPRCYFPEHSIKEVVSLQLHIFVDASEEAYACVAYLRAEFPGSVIRVALVGGKAKVAPLKTLSIPRLKLNGAVIGVRLRKAIINGHTLKIDKTVMWTDSKTVLAWINADHRRYRQFVSCRVGETLSKSDAAKWRYVPSKMNPADLATKWGVRGPCFSANSPWFGEFFLGVPETQWPSEINAAEETTDEELRPCLVHSEVILKSVINWDRFSNWTRLQRAVAYVLRYRKILQQRSRNEAPPAGPITQQELALAESTIYRLIQSEMYPDEIAILTTKEDHKKMRRQKLERTSKIRKLSPYMDDTGIIRSDSRIPEASFAAYDTRFPIILPKEHVVTRMLLEWYHRTFLHANGETVVNEVRQRFYVSTLRTIVRQIARECVMCKANKAVPVIPRMAPLPVARVKAFERPFSYVGIDYFGPIAVRVNRSTAKRWIALFTCLTTRAIHLEVVHTLTTESCKQAIRRFVGRRGSPAEIRSDQGTNFVGANNELRKEMIAIDGQLAESFTNTNTRWIFNPPAAPHMGGAWERLVRSVKVSLAAMYTSRIPNEETLATLVIEAESVVNSRPLTFIPLEAEQQEALTPNHFLLSSSRGVVQPPKEQAEPKMVCRGDWKLCQAMLNQFWRRWVREYLPTIARRTKWFEETKPIEVGDLVVIVEEKIRNGWVLGRVVQVMKGSDGRIRDAVIQTADGIKRRPVAKLARLDVDRGKTGADSPDQPYGSGNVTEDRTSPSSTPRLQESAARRVQD; from the exons TGCAACAGTATTAAGATTGATACCCGAAAACGTATCGCAGCCAAGACCAATAGCCGACGAATCGGAGCCGATCCCAGCGTCAACCGGAGGATATCCGATGCAGAGGTCCGGATTCGAACCACAACCCTTTTTGAGGCAACCCAGTGGACATCTACCGCAGAGGTCTGGTGGTCAATCGATGCCGGCACCAACAGCTCGTTTCTTATCAGGTTTCGGAGCGACACCAATGCCAAGAGTACCGACGTGGAATCAGGGCGGACAACAGGGCCAGAGCGCAAATCAGTTGGATGAACCAACTCGGTTGCCTTATCACGGTGGACCGAATCCGCAGCAGCTTGCGGCCAGACAGGTGATCTCCAAAGAGCTGCCTTTTTTCTCGGGAAATCCAGAGGACTGGCCTCTGTTCATCAGCTCTTATGTCAACACGACGGAAGCGTGCGGATATTCTGATGCAGAGAATTTGGCCAGACTGCAGCGGTGTTTGAAGGGGAACGCATTCGAAGCAGTACGAAGTCGTTTACTACTACCGGCACCTGTGTCACATGTTATTGCCACGCTTGAGACGCTGTACGGTAGACCAGAGCTGTTAATTCACACGTTGCTGCAGAAGGTGCGCAACGTCCCAGGACCGAAGCAAGACCGGCTCGACACGTTTATCGGATACGGATTGGCAGTTCAAAATCTGTGCGATCACCTGGAAGCCGGCGGTCATGAGGCGCATTTGAACAATCCAATGTTATTGTTCGAGCTAGTGGACAAGCTACCTGTGAACACGAAGCTTGATTGGTCATTGTATAAGGAAAGGTGCAGAGAGGTGAACATTCGATCATTTTCCCAGTACATGTCGACGTTGGTTAGAGCGGCAAATGATGTGACACTACACTACGAACCGAGACAACCGCAACAGCAATTCCGGCCTAAGGACAAACATTTTTGCGGTGCACACGTCGCAGAAGAACCAGCGAAAACGCCGGGGAAGG CATGTCTGGTTTGCAAAGACCCAAAACATCGGGTGAAAAACTGCGGTGTGTTTGCCAAGAAGACGTTGGACGAACGCTGGAAGACCATTCAGGAACTCAGACTTTGCCGTATATGTTTGGGAGCTCATGGAAAGCGACCGTGCCGAATCCGCACGAAGTGTGAGATCGACGGATGCCAGCTTCGACATCATTCACTGATACACTCAAAGCAGACACCGAGTGCACTTGTGCCAAGACAAGAGAAGCTCGAACCCAAACCATCAGGATCTGACGCAGTTACTAATCATCACTACGCTGGCAAGGCCGCACTCTTTCGAATTATCCCTGTAGAGCTGCATGGAACCAACCGTTCGGTGTCAACTTACGCGTTCTTGGATGACGGGTCGTCACGGACGCTGGTCGACGAAGATATTGCGATACAATTGGGCGTCACAGGAGATTCGCTCCCACTGTGTCTGCAGTGGACGGCTAACATGAAACGAATCGAGACCGATTCTCAGCGGATTGCGTTGAAGATTCGTGGAGAAGCCGAAGTGACAAAGTTCACGCTGAACGATGTGCGCACTGTGAGTAAGCTGGACCTACCACGGCAATCCCTGCGATACGCGGAGTTGGCTGAGTCGTTCCCATATTTGAAAGGTCTTCCGATCAAAGATTACGAGAACGCATTGCCTCGTATTCTTATCGGTAACGACAATGCTCACGTGACTGCCATGCATAAGATACGAGTGGGCCAGCCTGGAGAACCGATTGCGGCGAAGTCGCGGCTCGGGTGGACTGTATACGGGAAACAAGAAAAATCTGTGGATCGCGCGCACAGTTTCCATATCTGTGAGTGTCAGGATGATCGGTCACTGCATGATCTCGTTAAACAGTTCTTCTCGGTGGAAAGTATGGGTATCGAGGCTGTAGGATGTCCCGAATCTCCGGAAGTACAACGTGCGAACAATATCCTTCAAAAAACTACGAAGCGTGTCGGTCAGCGGTTCGAAACGGGACTGCTGTGGCGGTATGATTGTTTCGAGTTCCCGGATAGCTATCCGATGGCAGTTCGTCGATTGCAGTGCTTGGAGCGACGAATCTTGAAAGACCCAGTGATTGGCGAGAGTGTCGTGAGGCAGCTTTCCGAATACCAGGCGAAGGGGTACATCCATAAGGCGACCCCGGAGGAACTGGAGGAGGCGGACCCCAGACGAACTTGGTACCTTCCGTTAGGTGTCGTTCTAAATCCGAAGAAGCCATCGAAAATCCGTATATTTTGTGATGCCGCAGCCAAAGTAGATGGCATTTCGTTGAACACGATGCTGTTGAAAGGACCGGATCTTCTGAACTCTCTTCTGACAGTGCTCTTCGGATTCAGGGAAAGACGGGTAGCCCTCTGCGCGGATTTAAAAGAGATGTTCCATCAAGTTAAAATTCGGCGTGAGGACCGTCACGCACAACGGATGCTTTGGCGGGATGACCCAAGCATGGAACCCACTGTGTATCTAATAGATGTTGCTACGTTTGGTGCCGCGTGTTCACCATGCTCGTCACAACATGTAAAAAACCGGAATGCTGAAGAACATGCTCAAGAGTTCCCAGCAGCTGCTGATGCCATAATCCGGAAACATTACGTTGACGATTATCTGGACAGTGCAGACAGC GAGGTGCTGGCACGGGTCGGGGAAGATGACCCCGCTTCCGAGAAATGCATCCAGATGGACAAGAATTGCTCTATGGAACGGGTACTTGGAATGTACTGGAAACCAGAAGAAGACGTCTTCACGTTCTCAACGACACTAGCGATTGAGACGAATCGTCCTACGAAGCGACAGGCATTGCAGGTCGTGATGAGCCCGTTCGACCCGGCTGGACTACTATGTTTCTTTCTCGTCCACGGTAAGATACTAATTCAGGAAGTATGGAGAGCAAAAACCGAATGGGACCAGCCGATTCCGTTGGAATTGAACGAGAAATGGACCCGGTGGACCGCCTTGTTCCAATATTTGAACCAGATACGCGTTCCTCGTTGCTACTTTCCCGAACATTCGATCAAGGAGGTCGTGTCGCTGCAGTTGCATATATTCGTCGATGCAAGCGAGGAAGCGTATGCGTGCGTAGCGTATCTTCGTGCAGAGTTCCCGGGCAGCGTTATCAGAGTTGCGTTGGTTGGTGGCAAAGCAAAGGTGGCTCCTTTGAAGACGCTTTCTATTCCGAGACTGAAACTGAATGGAGCGGTAATCGGAGTTCGACTGCGCAAAGCAATCATCAACGGACACACGCTTAAGATAGACAAGACGGTCATGTGGACCGACTCCAAGACTGTATTGGCATGGATCAATGCGGACCATCGAAGATATCGGCAGTTTGTTTCATGTAGGGTTGGCGAAACACTGTCGAAATCGGACGCGGCGAAGTGGCGGTACGTACCGAGTAAGATGAATCCCGCAGATTTGGCAACCAAATGGGGTGTAAGAGGACCCTGCTTCTCGGCGAATAGCCCATGGTTCGGAGAGTTTTTCCTAGGTGTGCCGGAAACACAGTGGCCGTCGGAAATAAATGCTGCTGAGGAGACGACCGACGAGGAATTACGACCCTGTCTGGTACACAGTGAAGTGATTTTGAAGTCCGTCATCAATTGGGACCGTTTTTCTAACTGGACACGACTACAGCGAGCGGTTGCGTATGTTCTTCGATATCGAAAGATCTTGCAACAGAGATCTAGAAACGAAGCGCCACCAGCAGGGCCTATCACGCAGCAGGAGCTGGCACTTGCAGAGTCAACCATTTACCGACTGATCCAAAGTGAAATGTATCCCGACGAAATTGCTATACTGACGACGAAGGAAGATCATAAGAAGATGAGGCGACAGAAACTTGAGAGAACTAGCAAAATCAGGAAACTGTCACCATACATGGACGACACTGGAATTATCCGTTCAGATTCCAGGATCCCTGAGGCCTCATTCGCGGCTTACGATACCCGATTTCCGATAATACTACCTAAGGAGCATGTAGTCACCCGTATGCTGCTGGAGTGGTATCACAGGACATTCCTGCATGCTAATGGGGAGACTGTCGTCAATGAGGTGAGGCAGCGCTTCTATGTGTCTACGCTGCGCACGATAGTACGGCAGATAGCGAGGGAGTGTGTGATGTGCAAAGCAAACAAGGCAGTTCCGGTGATCCCACGCATGGCGCCGCTTCCGGTGGCCAGAGTAAAGGCCTTCGAACGTCCGTTTTCCTACGTAGGAATTGACTACTTCGGACCAATCGCTGTTCGAGTCAACCGCAGCACTGCGAAGAGATGGATCGCATTATTCACGTGTCTCACAACCCGTGCAATTCACCTTGAGGTTGTACACACGCTGACGACCGAATCCTGCAAGCAAGCAATACGACGATTTGTCGGACGGAGAGGGTCCCCGGCGGAAATACGTAGCGACCAAGGAACGAACTTCGTTGGGGCAAACAACGAGCTGCGCAAGGAGATGATCGCCATAGACGGACAGCTTGCAGAATCCTTCACCAATACGAACACTCGGTGGATATTCAACCCACCTGCCGCGCCGCACATGGGAGGTGCTTGGGAACGGTTGGTGAGGTCGGTCAAAGTATCTCTGGCGGCGATGTATACGTCCAGGATTCCGAACGAGGAGACACTGGCTACTCTTGTGATCGAAGCGGAAAGCGTCGTCAACTCCAGACCGTTAACTTTCATTCCCCTCGAGGCGGAGCAGCAAGAGGCGTTGACACCGAACCATTTTCTCTTGTCGAGTTCCCGTGGAGTGGTACAGCCGCCGAAGGagcaagcggagccaaagatgGTTTGCAGAGGAGATTGGAAGCTGTGCCAAGCTATGTTGAACCAGTTCTGGCGCAGATGGGTACGAGAGTATCTCCCAACTATTGCTCGCAGAACAAAGTGGTTCGAAGAGACGAAACCGATTGAAGTTGGAGACTTGGTAGTCATCGTTGAAGAGAAAATTCGCAACGGTTGGGTTCTGGGTCGGGTCGTTCAAGTCATGAAAGGAAGTGATGGAAGAATACGTGATGCGGTGATACAGACTGCCGACGGAATCAAACGGCGACCGGTGGCCAAACTGGCGAGACTGGATGTAGATAGAGGTAAGACTGGAGCGGACTCACCTGACCAGCCTTACGGGTCGGGGAATGTTACGGAGGATCGCACCAGTCCCTCGAGTACCCCCCGGTTGCAGGAGAGCGCGGCGCGTCGAGTGCAGGACTGA